The Schizosaccharomyces pombe strain 972h- genome assembly, chromosome: I genome contains a region encoding:
- the cbh1 gene encoding CENP-B protein 1: MPPIRQAVSLAEKKAIRDYYNQSAHRIPQKEVTEWFRKTYNKDLSQSTISEILSPKYSYLDDGSVRLGDIKKIRAPKFPLLDNAVYEWLQQREVEGLPISGDMIKQAATRFWSKIPAYASLPLPDFSNGWLDKFRRRHYIQQSAVNQALESIKFEVFREYPVHIQEFIRPYAQKDIFCVGGTSLFWKLTPNKQNLDYQEIQGMKRGKAKVSLIMCCNADGSERLPLWIVGYAQNPRSFEQCGIFPKSMNFEWKWNGRASISPIIMEEWLRWFDTRMQGRKVLLMLESNDTYQFGVESVRRFKGGFQNTSVFRIPEKTLDIKSPFEQGIVDTFKANYRRYWLQYSLNQINILRDPLKAVNVLKAIRWMLWSWNFGVSEKTIQASFLRSGLLGPHSEAEGQGMESYQKAIMEIGNLISSKGSEAVKQINEYIRPSEEDETKLHQDAVDTVAAEFLEERRFESDEEEDVEPQISNVEAAMAFEVLIKYFEQHENGDPSFVLDLYRRQRVIAPNNLIA; this comes from the coding sequence ATGCCTCCTATACGCCAGGCCGTCTCTTTAGCAGAGAAAAAGGCAATTCGAGATTATTATAACCAATCTGCCCATAGAATTCCTCAAAAGGAAGTGACAGAATGGTTTCGAAAAACGTACAATAAAGATTTATCGCAGTCAACGATTTCCGAAATTCTTTCACCCAAATACAGTTATTTAGATGATGGAAGTGTAAGACTCGgtgatattaaaaaaattcgagCTCCAAAGTTTCCTTTGCTTGACAATGCCGTGTACGAATGGTTGCAACAAAGAGAAGTTGAAGGCCTTCCTATATCAGGGGATATGATCAAACAAGCTGCTACTCGATTTTGGTCGAAAATTCCGGCGTATGCTTCTCTCCCATTACCAGACTTTAGCAATGGTTGGTTGGATAAATTTAGAAGAAGACATTATATCCAGCAAAGTGCGGTAAATCAGGCATTGGAATCCATCAAATTTGAGGTGTTTAGAGAATACCCAGTTCATATTCAAGAGTTTATACGGCCTTATGCCCAAAAAGATATATTTTGCGTTGGAGGGACAAGCCTTTTTTGGAAACTCACTCctaataaacaaaacttGGATTATCAGGAAATCCAGGGAATGAAGCGTGGAAAAGCCAAAGTGTCTTTAATTATGTGTTGCAATGCCGATGGGTCAGAACGACTACCTTTATGGATCGTGGGTTATGCACAAAACCCAAGATCTTTTGAGCAGTGCGGTATTTTCCCTAAAAGTATGAACTTCGAATGGAAGTGGAATGGCCGAGCTTCAATTTCACCAATTATTATGGAGGAATGGCTTCGGTGGTTTGACACACGTATGCAAGGACGCAAGGTCCTATTGATGTTAGAGAGCAATGACACATATCAGTTCGGTGTTGAAAGTGTTCGACGGTTTAAAGGTGGTTTTCAGAACACCTCTGTATTTCGAATTCCAGAAAAAACATTGGACATTAAGTCTCCGTTTGAACAAGGAATAGTCGATACATTTAAAGCGAATTATCGAAGATACTGGTTGCAATACTCCCTTAATCAAATCAACATATTGAGAGATCCTCTAAAAGCCgttaatgttttaaaagcCATTCGGTGGATGCTTTGGTCTTGGAATTTTGGGGTGAGTGAAAAGACTATTCAAGCATCTTTTCTCCGATCAGGATTATTGGGTCCACATTCCGAGGCCGAAGGACAAGGAATGGAGTCGTATCAAAAGGCCATTATGGAAATTGGTAATCTGATTTCAAGCAAGGGCAGCGAAGCTGTTAAGCAAATTAATGAATACATTAGACcttctgaagaagatgaaacCAAATTACATCAAGATGCTGTGGATACCGTTGCTGCAGAGTTTCTGGAGGAGAGACGCTTTGAGTCGGATGAGGAAGAAGACGTGGAGCCTCAAATATCAAACGTGGAGGCTGCCATGGCCTTTGAAGtcttaataaaatattttgagcAACACGAAAATGGGGATCCCTCGTTTGTTTTAGATTTGTACCGCAGACAAAGAGTGATTGCCcctaataatttaatagcGTGA
- the plr1 gene encoding pyridoxal reductase Plr1 yields the protein MPIVSGFKVGPIGFGLMGLTWKPKQTPDEEAFEVMNYALSQGSNYWDAGEFYGVDPPTSNLDLLARYFEKYPENANKVFLSVKGGLDFKTLVPDGNPDFVSKSVENVIAHLRGTKKLDLFQCARVDPNVPIETTMKTLKGFVDSGKISCVGLSEVSAETIKRAHAVVPIAAVEVEYSLFSRDIETNGIMDICRKLSIPIIAYSPFCRGLLTGRIKTVEDLKEFAKSFPFLEYLDRFSPDVFAKNLPFLQAVEQLAKKFGMTMPEFSLLFIMASGNGLVIPIPGSTSVSRTKSNLNALNKSLSPEQFKEAKEVLSKYPIYGLRYNEQLAGTLSV from the coding sequence ATGCCTATCGTTAGCGGATTTAAAGTCGGACCTATTGGCTTTGGTCTTATGGGTTTAACCTGGAAGCCCAAGCAAACTCCAGATGAAGAAGCCTTTGAAGTAATGAATTATGCCTTATCCCAAGGCTCCAATTATTGGGATGCGGGTGAATTTTATGGTGTCGACCCTCCCACCTCTAATTTAGATTTATTAGCTagatattttgaaaaatatccCGAAAACGCTAATAAGGTGTTTTTATCTGTCAAAGGTGGTTTGGATTTTAAAACACTAGTTCCTGATGGAAATCCGGACTTCGTGTCAAAGAGTGTTGAAAATGTGATAGCTCATTTACGTGGGACCAAAAAGCTAGATCTCTTCCAATGTGCTCGAGTCGACCCAAATGTTCCCATTGAGACAACCATGAAGACATTGAAGGGGTTTGTGGACTCTGGAAAGATTTCATGTGTCGGCCTTAGCGAAGTTTCTGCTGAAACTATCAAACGTGCTCACGCTGTGGTCCCCATTGCTGCAGTCGAAGTCGAATACTCCTTGTTTTCTCGTGATATCGAGACAAACGGTATTATGGATATTTGTAGGAAGTTATCTATCCCTATTATTGCATACTCTCCTTTCTGTCGTGGCCTTTTGACTGGTCGCATTAAGACTGTCGAAGACCTTAAAGAATTTGCTAAATCTTTCCCATTCTTAGAATATTTGGACAGATTTAGCCCTGATGTTTTTGCTAAAAATCTTCCATTCCTCCAAGCTGTCGAGCAACTTGCTAAAAAGTTTGGTATGACTATGCCCGAGTTTTCacttctttttataatgGCGTCTGGAAACGGTCTGGTCATTCCTATTCCTGGCTCCACATCTGTTTCTCGTACAAAGAGCAATCTCAATGCACTGAATAAATCTTTGTCTCCTGAACAATTTAAAGAGGCCAAAGAGGTCTTGAGTAAATACCCAATCTACGGGTTACGTTATAATGAACAGCTTGCGGGCACTCTTTCCGTTTAA
- the abc1 gene encoding ABC transmembrane transporter Abc1/Ybt1 yields MKMFQSFFSNYIDINFFRNATLDQCLLLFYLSLFSLTNLFLIQKLFHANHTQHPLKKYFGETCLLEYIQIILSIVSAALSFYLDTNAVWWAIRTITHLEIVGLNILSSLKYGSTLFSWISVANAFGLLLLRLISIYDFLTYSSWSFSVKGGSFLLLLPLAYNITLFLLVIIPLFFPRAWSPTVKFSKVARPSPEQTCSIFSLIFTYGWLNGIIWKSWKKPITLTDVPALPDTECTQIWYSRFAKNDRKSLMHTILLSLKSTILLMVFLSVLVSSTLFVTPLAIKKLLQYLQNPKSDEGNSPFLWVFVLLIGPYLASVVKELYVHVSRRFMLRIKAAITQMIYKKVLTSKTLFVAVDGSKINLDYVYNLLAKDVDNIGEMREFIGIIARAPLEMGVSMYFLYQLLGWSAYVGLLLAILSSSFPLLVASKISRLTSIANTSSDERIRLTTELLKSIKITKLFGWERPMLSRIQEKRSFEVNNMYSLTLFDIIFKSGMKIAPFISMFITFAIYTKIMGHQLTPATAFTSISMFGLLRYQFIWLASVSRQFIQFKVSLKRVDNFVYGNMVNDSSIESSDSFVFENTSLSWSPTPSTALFQLKNLNFTIPRNQFTLVVGSTGSGKSTLAMALLGELHVISGKMTTPSISQRIAYVPQAAWLRNGTIRSNILFGEPYDEERYFQIIKACCLDSDLNSMNDGDLTYIHSNGSSLSGGQKQRVSLARALYSNAEVYIFDDIFSALDVSTSRKIYESCFLSTLLQHKTIILFTHNVSLCLPIAENVIVLKNSTAQLVSPDSIQELVPSTFFSSNTKKDNIEEENLEPHSFSFDSTLASSSDNDEQRDFASNSSIVLLGLHYLKYFGSNKYILGSILLVMMSQVSLASIHFWIALWSGNSLFSLKLPSSFSFLWGYAILLFIYFLMDLSRAITFAKGGRTASENIHDILSERVLYSPLHWFEKTAAGRILNRFSKDMYATDNLLWASLEGMLLCVMAILITMLNVTLVMPIFMVPAAFVSLLVYLHGYAYSKAQKQLTSLQSSRTSPVFTMLGETLGGITVIRAFKKEKIFEHENMAFIDDMIQPLYISFAINRWLAIRTDGISGLVGFSTGLIALLRQNIPPGLVGFSLNSAIGFNISVLVFVRANNEILTYINNFRRLYEYMLLPSEKNESSCLTKPMNKEWPTLGHVSIKNLTVSYSIGQAAVLEDINLEILPKEKIAIVGRTGSGKSTMGLTLLRFTMIMSGAVEVDGIDINSLDLEVLRQRISLIPQDPVLISGTVRSNLDPFEEYGDGELNEILKTASCESLVQASNKNSLDAFAIHLDTPVDSGGVNFSSGQRQILALARALVRKSRIVILDESTASVDDTTDRRIQQMLRAAFKHATVLCIAHRIKTIVDYDKVLVLDSGKTVEFGSPKSLYTQRRAFWKMCKESHISL; encoded by the coding sequence ATGAAAATGTTTcagtcttttttttcaaattacatagatataaatttttttagaaatgcAACGTTAGACCAATGTCTACTGCTTTTTTAcctttctttgttttcccTTACAAATTTGTTCcttattcaaaaactatTTCATGCCAATCACACCCAACACcccttaaaaaaatactttggAGAAACATGTTTGTTAGAATACATTCAAATTATCCTATCTATTGTCTCTGCCGCACTTTCATTTTACTTGGACACTAATGCTGTTTGGTGGGCAATACGAACTATTACCCATTTGGAGATCGTTGgtttaaacattttgtcatctttaaaatatgGATCAACCCTGTTTTCCTGGATTTCGGTAGCAAATGCTTTTGGGCTTCTTTTACTAAGACTGATAAGCATCTATGATTTTCTAACCTATTCATCCTGGAGCTTTTCAGTTAAAGGCGGATCCTTTCTTCTCCTGCTTCCTTTAGCTTATAAcattactttatttttgcttGTCATAATTCCTCTCTTTTTTCCAAGAGCGTGGAGCCCGACCGTTAAGTTTTCCAAGGTTGCTCGCCCGTCTCCTGAACAAACATGTagtatattttctttgatttttactTACGGATGGTTAAACGGTATTATATGGAAATCGTGGAAAAAACCTATTACCCTCACTGATGTTCCTGCTCTTCCTGACACCGAGTGTACCCAGATTTGGTACAGCCGGTTCGCCAAGAATGATAGAAAATCACTTATGCATACAATCCTTTTATCCCTTAAATCAACAATTCTATTGATGGTTTTTTTGTCCGTTCTCGTCAGTTCAACATTATTTGTCACTCCTCTtgctattaaaaaacttttgcaatatttacaaaaccCGAAGAGTGATGAAGGAAACAGCCCTTTTTTATGGGTTTTTGTACTCCTGATCGGTCCTTATTTGGCATCTGTTGTAAAGGAACTTTACGTTCATGTTTCCAGAAGGTTTATGTTGAGAATTAAGGCTGCCATTACTCAAATGATCTACAAAAAAGTGCTTACCTCGAAAACGCTTTTTGTTGCAGTAGATGGatcaaaaatcaatttgGATTACGTTTACAATCTTCTTGCCAAAGACGTTGATAATATTGGAGAGATGAGGGAATTTATTGGAATAATCGCTCGAGCTCCTTTGGAGATGGGCGTTTCGATGTACTTTTTGTATCAGCTTCTTGGCTGGAGTGCTTATGTTGGCCTTCTACTTGCCATTCTCAGTTCAAGTTTTCCGTTATTAGTTGCATCAAAAATATCTCGCTTAACTTCGATTGCAAATACATCCAGCGATGAAAGAATTCGTTTGACCACAGAGCTCCTTAAAAGCATTAAGATCACAAAACTTTTTGGATGGGAGCGTCCAATGCTGAGCCGCATCCAGGAAAAGCGTTCTTTTGAGGTAAACAATATGTATTCCTTAACCTTGTTTgatattatatttaaatcAGGAATGAAAATAGCTCCTTTTATTAGTATGTTCATTACTTTTGCTATATATACTAAAATTATGGGGCATCAGCTAACTCCCGCTACTGCCTTTACTTCTATTTCTATGTTTGGACTTTTGAGGTATCAATTCATTTGGCTAGCTAGTGTTTCACGGCAGTTTATTCAGTTCAAGGTATCTTTGAAGCGCGTTGATAACTTCGTGTACGGCAATATGGTAAATGATAGTTCAATCGAAAGTTCTGatagttttgtttttgaaaacactTCGCTATCTTGGTCACCTACCCCTTCTACTGCTCTGTTTCAgctgaaaaatttaaactttACCATTCCAAGAAACCAATTTACTCTTGTGGTCGGTTCAACAGGTTCTGGGAAGTCAACGTTAGCTATGGCATTACTTGGTGAGTTGCATGTTATATCTGGAAAAATGACAACTCCCTCGATTAGCCAGCGTATTGCGTATGTTCCACAAGCTGCGTGGTTAAGAAATGGTACAATTCGATCCAACATTTTGTTCGGTGAGCCTTACGATGAAGAAAGGTACTTTCAAATAATCAAGGCGTGCTGTTTAGACTCGGATTTAAATAGTATGAATGATGGGGATTTAACATATATTCATTCAAACGGTTCTTCGTTATCGGGAGGACAGAAGCAAAGAGTTTCACTTGCACGCGCTTTGTATTCGAATGCTGAAGTATACATTTTCGATGATATTTTCTCCGCTTTAGACGTCTCAACCTCGAGGAAAATATACGAATCTTGCTTTTTGTCTACTTTGCTTCAACACAAAACTATAATCCTTTTCACTCATAACGTCAGTTTGTGTTTACCGATTGCTGAAAATGTGATTGTGCTTAAGAACTCAACTGCTCAGTTGGTTTCTCCAGATTCTATTCAGGAGTTAGTACCTTctacatttttttcatcaaatacCAAGAAGGACAATatagaagaagaaaatctTGAACCGCATAGTTTCTCATTCGACAGTACCTTAGCTTCTTCAAGCGATAATGATGAACAGCGAGATTTTGCTTCAAACTCTAGTATAGTATTACTGGGATTACATTACTTGAAATACTTTGGTTCTAACAAATATATCCTAGGGTCAATACTACTAGTTATGATGTCCCAAGTTTCGTTGGCCAGCATTCATTTTTGGATAGCTTTATGGTCCGGAAactctttattttcactTAAGcttccttcttctttttctttcttatGGGGCTATGCtatacttttgtttatatacTTTCTTATGGATTTATCGCGTGCAATTACTTTTGCCAAAGGTGGTAGAACGGCAAGTGAAAATATCCATGATATTTTAAGTGAACGAGTTTTATATAGTCCGTTACATTGGTTTGAGAAAACGGCTGCTGGGAGGATATTGAATAGATTTTCTAAAGATATGTACGCCACGGATAATCTGTTATGGGCCTCTTTGGAAGGCATGTTGTTGTGTGTAATGGCTATATTAATAACTATGCTAAACGTTACTTTGGTGATGCCAATATTTATGGTGCCGGCTGCTTTTGTTAGCTTATTGGTTTATCTTCATGGATATGCGTACTCAAAGGCACAAAAACAGCTTACCAGCCTACAATCCTCGAGAACCTCACCTGTTTTCACTATGCTGGGAGAGACTTTAGGAGGGATTACAGTTATCCgtgcttttaaaaaggagAAGATTTTTGAACATGAAAATATGGCTTTTATTGACGATATGATTCAACCATTGTATATATCATTTGCTATTAACAGATGGCTGGCAATACGTACGGATGGGATAAGTGGCCTAGTAGGGTTTTCAACTGGTCTTATTGCTTTGTTAAGACAAAACATACCACCTGGACTCGTCGGATTCTCTTTAAATAGTGCCATTGGTTTTAACATCTCTGTACTCGTTTTTGTTAGGGCTAACAACGAAATTTTGACATACATAAACAACTTTCGCCGATTATATGAATATATGCTTTTACCAAGTGAAAAGAACGAAAGTTCTTGTTTGACGAAACCTATGAATAAAGAATGGCCTACTTTGGGGCATGTCAGCATCAAAAATCTTACAGTCTCTTATTCAATTGGCCAAGCGGCGGTTTTGGAAGACATCAACTTGGAAATACTTCCCAAAGAGAAAATTGCTATTGTTGGGCGAACAGGAAGTGGTAAAAGTACAATGGGTTTAACTTTACTTCGCTTTACGATGATCATGTCAGGTGCGGTTGAAGTAGATGGCATTGATATCAACTCTCTAGATTTGGAAGTCCTTCGTCAACGTATTAGTTTAATTCCACAGGATCCTGTGCTAATATCCGGTACGGTCCGAAGCAATCTTGATCCTTTTGAGGAGTATGGAGACGGAGAACTAAATGAAATACTTAAGACTGCTTCCTGTGAATCTTTAGTGCAAgcttcaaacaaaaattctCTTGACGCTTTTGCGATACATCTTGACACACCGGTTGATTCAGGAGGTGTCAATTTTTCTTCCGGCCAAAGGCAAATTCTAGCCCTTGCACGGGCGTTAGTCCGAAAATCTCGTATTGTTATTTTGGATGAGAGCACAGCGTCGGTAGATGATACTACTGATCGAAGAATTCAGCAAATGCTTCGTGCAGCATTTAAACATGCTACCGTTTTGTGCATTGCCCATCgaattaaaacaattgtaGATTATGATAAAGTCTTAGTATTGGATTCTGGTAAAACGGTGGAATTCGGATCCCCCAAGTCACTATATACTCAACGACGGGCGTTTTGGAAAATGTGCAAGGAAAGTCATATTAGtctttga
- the wos2 gene encoding p23 chaperone protein wos2, with protein sequence MSLNTQIPEVLWAQRSNKDDAEKNVIYLTVLIPDAVDPKINLTPEKLVIDSKSGANAHYAVQIDFFKDIDVEKSKYSVTGRYIFFVLYKKELQEEFWPRLTKEKLRLHWLRTDFDRWVDEDEQEAQPEVSPFGAGGMPDLSALGGMGGMDFSQFGNLGGAGAGEDASDSEPELEEEEEVGSNEKKE encoded by the exons ATGAGTTTAAATACACAAATTCCTGAAG TTTTATGGGCACAAAGATCCAATAAGGATGATGCTGAAAAGAACGTAATTTACCTCACCGTTTTAATTCCGGATGCTGTTGAcccaaaaattaatttgaCACCTGAAAAACTAGTTATCGATAGCAAATCTGGAGCCAACGCTCATTACGCAGTTCAAATTGACTTTTTTAAGGACATTGATGTCGAGAAAAGCAAGTACTCTGTTACCGGCCGCTACATCTTTTTCGTCTTATACAAGAAGGAATTACAAGAAGAGTTTTGGCCTCGTCTTACTAAAGAGAAACTTCGATTACACTGGCTCAGAACGGATTTTGATCGTTGGGTTGACGAGGATGAGCAAGAAGCACAACCTGAAGTTAGTCCATTTGGCGCAGGTGGCATGCCAGATTTGAGCGCACTTGGAGGTATGGGCGGTATGGACTTCAGTCAATTTGGTAACCTTGGAGGAGCTGGAGCTGGTGAAGATGCTAGTGACAGCGAACCTGAACTcgaagaggaagaggaagTTGGCAGTaacgaaaagaaagagtAA